The segment AGGGCCGACACAACCTGTTCGACCTGGGGATCGAGCTCTCCGTACTCCCGCTGATAGGCGGCGATCTGCTCGTCGAGGGTCGGCTCCTGCAGCGCGGCGGCGGCGTCCTGGCCGGTCGCAGCGGGGCCCTCGGGGGTCGCGGTAGGCATACGCCGCAGTATGGCACGCCGTTCATTGGCGTTGAAGTCCTTCGACATGTATTGTTAAGGCTCTAACTTTACTGTTGAAGTCTTCAGGCTTCAGTCCTTCAGAGCTAACAAGGCAGGTGAGTGTGGCCAGGGAGATGGGCGCGGCGATGCGCCGGATCCAGGCAGGTAGCGCGCTGAGCGCGTTCGGACTCGGTTTCACGGTCCCGTTCCTCTATATCTATGTGGCCTACACACGTGACCTGGGGACGACCGCGGGCGGGCTCGTCATCGGCGTCTTCGCCCTGGCCGCTCTGATCGCGCTGCCGTTCGTCGGACGAGTGATCGACCGGCGTGGACCGAAGCCCGTGGTGGTGGCTGCCTCGGTCGTGGCCGCCGTCGGTGCGGTGCTGTTCGGGCTCTCCACGAACATCGTGACCGTGATGCTGTCGGCGGCGCTGCTCGGCGCCGGTACGGCGGTGACGCAGCCCGCGCTGGCCACGATGATCGTCTGGGCCTCCGACGCGCACGCCAGGACCCGGGCCTTCGCCTTCCAGTTCTTCCTGCAGAACATCGGGCTGGGCCTCGGTGGTCTGATCGGCGGCAATATCGTCGACAAGAGCCGGGCGAGCAGCTTCACCCTGCTCTTCAGCATCGAGGCCGTGATGTTCCTCGTGCTGGCCGCGATCATCCTTTCCGTGAAGCTGGCCCGGCCGGCGCCCGTCGCCGGGGCAGCGGGTGCCAAGGGCGGCGGCTTCAAGGTGCTGCTGCAGGACAAGGCGATGGTGAAGCTGCTGGTCCTGGGCTTCATTCTGTTCTTCGCCGTCTACGGACAGTTCGAGTCGGGGCTCTCCGCCTACGGCACCGAAGCCGCCGGGATCGAGCCGTCGATGTTCGGTACGGCGCTGGCCGCGAACACCGCGGTGATCGGTATCGCGCAGTTCGTGATCCTGAAGTACGTCGACCGCTACAAGCGGACCCGGGTGATCGCCGCGGTCGGTCTGATCTGGGCCGTGGCCTGGGCGATAGCGGGATACGCGGGGCTCGGCGCGACCAGCCAGGCGATGGCGACGGCCGCGTTCATCTCCACGTACGCCCTCTTCGGGCTGGGTGAGGCGATGCTCGCGCCGACCGTGGCACCGCTGGTGGTCGATCTGGCGCCGGAGTCGATGGTCGGCCAGTACAACTCGGCTTTCGCGCTGGTCAAGCAGCTGGCGCTGGCGCTGGGGCCGGCGATCGGCGGGCCCATGGGGGCCGCGCTCCACGCTCCGTACATCGTGACCTTTGTGCTCTTCTCGCTGGCGGTCACGGTGCTGGCGGTACGGCTGGGGCGGATGCTCACTCCCGTACAGAATCAGCCGGCCGCGGTGGCGACGCCGTCTCGTGTGGTGGCGCAGTACAAGCCGGGTGAGAAGACCGAGAAGGCCGACAAGATCGGCACGGCGGCCTGACGGCCGCCGTCAGGGGGCGGTCGGTGCGGGTGCCGGGAGGGCGAACTCGCACCAGACCGCCTTGCCGCCGCCGGGGGTGCGGCGGCTTCCCCAGTTGGAGGCGATGGCCGCGATGATCGAGATACCGCGGCCCGTCTCGTCCTCGGTCTCCGCGCGGCGGCGCCGCGGGAGGTGTTCGTCGCCGTCGGTGACCTCGATGATCAGCCGCCGGTCGGTGCGGCGCAGCCGGAGCTTCATGGGCGGGGTGCCGTGCTGGAGGGAGTTGGCGACCAGTTCGCTGGTGGCCAGGACGCCCAGATCGTGCAGCTCGGGTGAGAAGCGCCAGGAGGCCAGGACTCCCGAAGCGAAGGCACGGGCGCGCGGGGCGGCCTCGACTCCGCCGAGGAGGTCGAGGGCCGCGTTGTGGAAGAGCTCGGCGGCCGGGCCCGTGCGGGCGGGGTGCCGGACGAAGAGGACGGCGACGTCGTCGTCGTGTTCGGCGGTGATGCCCATGGCACGAATGAGCCGGTCGCAGACGACCTGAGGGGTTCCGGTGGCGCCGGACAGAGCGCGTTCCAGGGCGGCGACGCCTTCGTCGATGTCCTGGTCGCGCCGTTCCACCAGACCGTCCGTATAGAGGACGGCGCCGGAGCCGGGCGGCAGGCCGATCGTGCCCGAGGTGTAGAACCAGCCTCCGGTGCCGAGCGGGGGTCCGGTGGGGTTGGCGGCGCGGTGAACCGTGCCGTCCTCGTGCCGGACCAGGATCGGAAGGTGGCCGGCGGAGGCGTAGACCAGCCTTTCCTCGTTGGGGTCGTGGACGGCGTAGACACAGGTCGCGATCTGGCTGGCGTCGATCTCGGAGGCCAGGCCGTCGAGGAGCTGGAGCACCTCGTGCGGAGGAAGGTCGAGACGGGCGTAGGCGCGGACTGCGGTGCGCAGCTGGCCCATGACGGCGGCGGCCCGCACCCCGCGGCCCATCACATCGCCGATGACGAGGGCGGTGCGTCCGCCGCCGAGGGTGATCACGTCGTACCAGTCGCCGCCGACGGCCGCGTCCTCGCCGCCGGGCTGGTAGGTGGCGGCGACCGTGAGGTCGTCGGGCTGTTCCAGCTTCTGGGGCAGCAGGGAGCGCTGAAGGGTGACGGCGGTGGCGCGCTGGCGGCGTTCGCTGGCGCGGAGCCGTTCGGCGGCTTCGGCGTGGTCGGTGACATCGGCGGCGAAGACGACGACTCCGCCGGGGCCGGTGCGGTCGCCGTCCCGCTCGCCGTCCGGTCCGGTGGGGTGGTCGACGGGGATGCAGGTGACCGTGTACGAGCCGCCGGAGGTGACCTTGCGGGATTTGACCGTACGGGGCTTTCCGCCGCGCAGCACCTGGTCGATGAGCGGGGCGAGGCCGAGGTCGGCCAGTTCCGGGCAGGTTTCGGCGGCCGGGCTGCCCAGGGGGCGGGGGCCGAAGACGGCGGTGTAGGCGTCGTTGACGTACGCGATGCGGTGTTCGGAGCCGTACAAGAGGGCGACGAGGCCGGGGAGGCGGCCGAGCAGTTCCCGGACCGGGAAGTTCTCCAGGGCGGGGGGCTCGGGGTCCGCCGTGCGGGCGGGGACGGGGTCCGGGCTCGGGGTGCCGTCGGCGCGGGCGGCGGGGACGGCACCCTCGTCGTGGGGGCGGGCGCCGGGGGTTTCCTGGTCCCGGTCGTCCGCTCTGCCCTCGCCCCGGCGGGGCGGGCGGGGGGAGAGGGAGAGTCCGCGGTCGGTCCTGCGGGCCGCGGCGCGGCGCTGCGTCCCGGGGAGCCGTGCGCTCCATCGCGTGAAGTTCACTGACGTTCTAGCCTCAAAGATTGTCGCCAAGGGTCACGAGGGTCACTCTGTGCAGATGTGAGCCCACCTATGGTCACACGTCCAGTGTGGCCGAAGGGACTGACCGCCGGTGTCGGCCGGATGTCGACCGGGTGGTCGGCCGGTGTCGTACGGGTGCGGTACGGGGCCTTGTCCCGCCGGGCGCGGTGTGTCAGCTCTTCTTCCCGGGGCCGCCGGGGTCGCCGGGATCCCGGTGGTTCCCGTGGGGGCCGGGATCCGTGGTGCCGCCGGTTCCGGGGCCGTTCTTCGGGCGGTGACCCGGGGTGGTGCCGGCGGCGAGTTCGAACTCGGCGCGGGGGTGTTCGAGTGAGCCGAGGGAGACGATCTCCCGTTTGAAGAGTCCGGCGAGCAGCCATTCGCCGAGGATGCGCGCTTTGCGGTTGAGGGTCGGCATGCGGCTGAGGTGGTAGACGCGGTGCATGAACCAGGCGGGGTACCCCTTCAGCTTCCGTCCGTATACATAGGCGACGCCCTTGTGCAGGCCGAGGGAGGCGACGGAGCCCACGTACTTATGGGCGTACTCCTTCAGGGGGCGGTCGTGCAGGGACGCGGCGACGTTCTCGGCGAGGACCCTGGACTGGCGGACCGCGTGCTGGGCGTTGGGGGCGCAGAGCGCGCCGGGTTCGGCGGAGGTGACGTCGGGGACGGCCGCAGCGTCTCCGGCGGCCCAGGCCCGGTCGGTGCCTTCGACGCGGAGTTCGGCGGTGCAGCGCAGCCGGCCGCGGTCGTTGAGGGGGAGATCGGTGGCGGCGAGGACGGGGGCGGGTTTGACGCCGGCGGTCCAGACGATGGTCCGGGACGGGAAGCGGCTGCCGTCGCTGAGGACGACGAGCCGGTTCTCACAGGAGTCGAGGCGGGTTTCCAGCCGTACGTCGATATTGCGGCGGCGCAGCTCGCGGATGGCGTAGCGGCCCATCTCCTCGCCGACCTCGGGGAGGATGCGGTCGCTGGCCTCGACGAGGACCCATTTCAGGTCTTCGGGTTTGACGTTGTGGTAGTAGCGGGCGGTGTAGCGGGCCATGTCCTCCAGTTCGCCGAGGGCCTCGACACCGGCGTAGCCGCCGCCGACGAAGACGAAGGTGAGGGCGGCGGCGCGGATGGCGGGGTCGCGGGTGGAGGAGGCGATGTCCATCTGTTCGATGACGTGGTTGCGCAGGCCGATGGCCTCTTCCACGGTCTTGAAGCCGATGCCGTAGTCGGCCAGACCGGGGACGGGGAGGGTGCGGGAGATGGAGCCCGGTGCAATCACGAGGTGGTCGTACGGGATCTCCACGGCGCCGGTGCCCTCCTCGGCGGTGGCGAGGGTGGAGACGGTCGCCGTGCGCTTGGCGTGGGTGACGGCGGTGATCTCGCCGATGAGGATCGAGCACCTGTCGAGGACCCGGCGGAGGGGGACGACGACGTGGCGGGGGGAGATGGAGCCCGCGGCGGCCTCGGGGAGGAACGGCTGATAGGTCATATAGGGGTCGTGGGAGACGACGAGGATTTCGATGTCGCCGCGGGCCAGCTCGTGCCTGAGCAGCTTCTGGAGGTGCAGTGCCGTGTACATCCCGACGTAGCCGCCGCCCGCGACGAGGACGCGGGTGCCGCGCGCCGGTCCGGTGAAGCGGTTCTTCTGCGGGGTGCCGGGGGTCTCGCCCCGGGAGTTTGCAGCCGTCACCATCCCATGAGGCAACGGGTCCCGTCGTTTGTCCACAGGCCCGGCAAATTGTGTGACCGGGGGCCGGTGGCGGCGGAGTGGTGGGCGGGTTGCCGGGGGCGGGAAAGGTGCCCAGGTCAGGGGCGGCGGGCGGGGTGACATGAGGGGGCGCAAACGGGAGCGTTCAGGTCCTTGCTCCGATCGGGGGGCGCTCCGTGCGGAACTACCCCCTTCTGAATTGACCCGGGCTCAACTATGTTCGTACCTCGTCGGGGTGCGGGGACGCGGCACTCCGGCTGACCAAAGTGGGGAGGTCTCCGGGGGGAGACACAGTGACCGGGGGAACAGGTATGACCATTCAGGATTCGCACTGGCAGGCCGCCGTCTCACCGACCACTGAGGGGCATGGCGTGCCGGGCGTTCATCTGGGTACGACGGACGGGAACGGCCGGCCGGGGGCGGGCGGGGCCGGCCGCTCGGCGCCCCTTCGGGTCGATGCGCAGCGGAATCTGGAGCATGTGCTGCGGGCTGCGCGGGAAGTGTTCGGCGAGCTGGGTTACGGCGCGCCGATGGAGGATGTGGCACGCCGGGCCAGGGTGGGTGTCGGCACGGTGTATCGCCGCTTTCCCAGTAAGGACGTCCTGGTGCGGCGAATAGCCGAGGAGGAGACCTCCCGGCTGACCGAGCAGGCGAAGACGGCGCTGGGCCAGGAGGAGGAGCCGTGGTCGGCGCTCTCCCGGTTCCTGCGGACGTCGGTGGCCTCGGGCGCGGGGCGGCTGCTGCCGCCTCAGGTGCTGCGGGTGGGGGCGGACCCCGCCGAGGAGGCCGCCGCCGGTGTCTCCGCCGAGGGCCGGGACCAGGCGCGGGTGCCGCATCAGCGGGCGGTCGACGCCGGCGCGGGTATCGGTGCCGCGGGTGTCGGTGGTGAGCTGCGGGTTGTCGAGCAGCGGGCCGGGGCTCCGGTCCCGGGTGCTGCGGGCTCGTCGGTGCCGGGTGCGGACGATGCCGGGGCGGCCGATCTGCTGGAGGTCGTCGGGCAGTTGGTCGACCGTGCGCGGGCGGCGGGTGAGCTGCGCGGGGATGTCACGGTGGCGGATGTGCTGCTGGTGATCGCCACGGCGGCACCGGCGCTGCCGGACCCGGCACACCAGGCGGCGGCGTCCGCACGGTTGCTGGACATTCTGCTGGAGGGTCTGCGCCCGAGGTAGCCGGACCGGGGACGGTCGGTTCTTCGTGCGGTCTTTCCGGCGGCGGTCCGGGCTGCGGTTGAGGGCCCGGGCCTCCGGTCGGCCGGGGACTGCCCGGGCGTTCCCTTCCGGGTCTTCCGGGCTTGGTCCGGGGGCAGTTGGCGGTCCTGTGCGCCGCGGGGCGGCGGGTGGGTGCCGTTCGGGTGTGGGCGGTGACGTCGATCCGCGGCCCGACGGGCCCGGCCGCTAGGTGGTTGACGCATACATCCGATGCGGGAGGGGCAGCCCTTAGCGCACGGATTCGACGGAACTCCCCGGATGAGTGGTTGGCGCAAAGCGGCGTCCGTCGGCGCCGACCCCGTATGGCACGCTGGCTCGGTGTTCGAGTCTGAGCGTGCTGACGGGAGCGTCCGCGATGAACGAGGGCTTCCTCGACGAAGGCTTCCTCGATGAGCGGTGACGGGCGCGGTAACGCCCCGGGCGGCGGCGCCGAAGATGCCGAGGGTGGCGCGCTGCCCCCGCGGCAGGTGCCCGAGCAGTTCCAGGGGCAGGAGCCGGGGTCCGGTCAGATCTCGGGGCAGGTCCCCGGGCAGGGCGCGGGGCCTGAGCATGCGTCGGGGCACGGGCCGGGGCAGTTGTCGGGTCAGGTGCCCGAGCAGGGCGGGCCCGGTGGGCTGTGGCCCGGGGCCGCGTGGGGCGGGGCGTCGGCGCGGGGCGATCAGAGCACGGGTACGGGCGGGGGCGGGCCTTCGGTGCCCGCCCAGGGGACCAGTGGGGTCCGTGCGGACGATGCGGAGGACGTGGGCTGGGCGGATGCCGTTCCGGGGGCGGGGGGCCCTTCGGGGGCCACTCGTACGGGTGGTTCGGGGGCGGGTGGTTCGGCGGCGGGTGGCGAGAGCCACGCGGTGCCGTCGCAGCGCGAGGGCGGGGCGAGTGGTTCCGTACTGCCGCCGCCCCGGGAGGTCCTGCCGTCCGACGCGGATCTGATCGCCCGGATGCGGGCCGGCGACGACGGGGCGTACGAGGAGCTGTTCCGGCGGCACTCGGAAGCGGTGCGCCGGTATGCGCGCACCTGCTGCCGGGACTCGCACACCGCCGATGATCTGACGGCCGAGGTGTTCGCCAGGACCCTTCAGGCGGTCCGGTCCGGGGCGGGCCCCGAGTACGCGGTACGGGCCTATCTGATGACGACGGTCCGGCGGACGGCCGCGACCTGGACGAACAGCGCGAAGCGGGAACAACTCGTCGAGGATTTCGCGCTGTTCGCCACGGAGGCCGCGGGGAGCGCGGAGGGCTCCCCGGACCGTACGACGGAGTTGGGTGCGGATGTCCGGGCCATGCACGAGGCCGAACGGTCCCTGGCGATGCAGGCGTTCCGTTCCCTCCCGGAGCGGTGGCAGGCGGTGCTGTGGCACACCACCGTCGAGGAGGAGTCGCCGAGTGAGGTGGCGCCGCTGTTCGGGCTGACCGCGAACGCGACGGCGGTCCTGGCGAGCCGGGCCCGGGAGGGGCTCAAGCAGGCCTATCTCCAGGCTCATGTCAGTTCGGCGCTGACCTCGGGCGGGGACTGTGCCCGCTATGCCGACCGGCTGGGCGCGTATGCCCGCGGCGGTCTGCGGATGCGGGCCGAGCGGGGGCTGCGCAAGCATCTGGAGGAGTGTGCGAAGTGCCGGCTCGCGGCGGGCGAGCTGAAGCAGGTCAATGCCGGGATTCCGGCGCTGCTGCCGGTCGCGGTCATCGGCTGGTTCGCCGCGGGCTACTCGCTCAAGGCGGCGGGCGTCGTCGCCGGGGGCGCGGTGGGGGCGGCCGGGGCGGGTGCCGCCGCGGCGGCGACCGGCGCCGGTACGGCCGGTGGGGCGGGCGCCGGAGCGGCGGCCGGCGGGGCGGCCGCGTCGGAAGGGCTCGGCGCCCCCGTGAAGGTCGGTATCGGCGCGGCGCTCGCCGTCGCCACGGCCGCGGGTCTGGTGTGGGCGTTCGCCGGGGATCCGGAGCCCGCGAAGCCCGCGGCGAAGCCGTCGGCGGCGCGGTCCGTCACCCCGGTGCCGCAGGATCCCAAGCCGCCCGCGCCGAAGCCCCGGCCCGCTCCGGTGGTTCCGGAGCCCGAACGGCCCGCTCCGAAACCGGTCGCCAAGCCGACGCCGAAGCCGAAGCAGAGGCCGAAGCCGGCGCCCACCCCGTCCGAGGCCCGGCCGAAGCCCCGGCCGAAGCCGCCCGTGGTGGCACCGTCCGAGCCGACGCCCACCCCGCCGAGGGTGCGCCCCAAACCGACGCCCAAGCCACCGGCCGCCCCGCGCGATTACCAGCTCAACCGCCTCAAGTACAGCGTCTTCGGCGACGGCACCGAGCCGGAGATCGCGGTCGGCGAGAGCAGTTGGCTCTGGCAGCGGTGGGGGCTGCGGATCGGTGGACAGCGGTACGAGCACGGGGTCACCGTGCGGTCGCGTTCCTCCGTGACGATCAACCTGAACCGGCCGTGCACCTCGTACGAGGCCATGGCCGGGGTGGACGATCTGACCCTGGGGCGCGGTGCGATGACCTTCTCCGTCTTCGCGGACGGGGTTCTGCTGTGGCGTTCACCGGTCCTGCGCGGCGACGATCCGGCGGTCCCGGTGCAGATCCCGCTGACCGGCCGCGAGAAGCTGCGTCTGGTGGTCGAACCGCACTCCAAGTGGGACGGGGCGGCGCTGGGGAGCTGGGCTGCATCGAAGGTGGTGTGCCAGTAGCCGCCACATGCGGGAGGGGGTGTCTCCCCTCGGGGGACGAACCCCGAGGGGAGACACCCCCCTGTGTGACCGGCGCGGCCGGGCGCCGTACCAACTCTGCCTCTGGTACGAACTACGCGGCGGCCACCGGCCGGTAGGTGCACACATGCACACCCGTACCGCTGACCACGGTCGAGACCAGCTCGAACGTGCGCAGTCCGCCGTCGTTCGGGTAGATCGTCTTTCCGCCGCCGAGAAGCACCGGCATGATCATGAGCCGCAGCTCGTCGACCAGCCCCTCGGCCAGGAGGGTGCGGGCGAGCGAGAGGCTGCCCATCACCACCAGGTCCCGGCCCTCGGTTTCGCGCAGCTTCCGGATCTGGTCCAGCGCCTGGTCCCCCGGGATGAGGGTGGTGTTGTTCCAGGTCAGATCGGATTCGCCCAGCGTGCCGGAGACGACGTGCTTGGCGACCGAGTTCATATGGTCGGCGAAAGGGTCACCCGCCCGCCCGGGCCACGCCGCGGCCATGACCTCCCAGGTGCGGCGCCCGAACAGCAGGGCTTCGGTGTTGGCGGCCCACTCGGCGAGGGCGCCGCCCATCACCTGCGGGTCGAAGAACGGGTGCGTCCAGCCACCGTGGGCGAACCCGCCGTCGGTGTCCTCGTCCGGGCCGCCCGGCCCCTGCATAACGCCGTCCAGACTGACGAATTCACCCAGCACAATACGCATCGAACTGTCTCGCTTCCTTGCTCAGTTGCCTACTGTTCATCGAGGCCGTCAGGTCCGTCAGGTCCGTCACGTCTGCCACGTCCGGCAGGTCGATTCGGGTCGTTCAGGACTCGGCGGTCCCGACGGTCTCTTCCGGTGAGCACCACAGGGGGTGTTCTTCAACCACCTCGTAGGCGGTGGCTGTCCCCGGTCACCGGAGCCAGGGGGTCCTCCTCCGCCCGCGCGGCGAACGCGCGCGGGCCGGTCCGAGGCCTGTCCGGGCCTGCCGCGGCCTGGAGCGGGGGTTGCTCAGGCGGTGCGGCGGTAGTGCAGGGCCACATAGGCGAGCAGCGCGAACATCACGGTCGTGCCGGTGGCAATGGTCACCGGGCCGGCCTGGCCGCCGCCCATGGCCCAGGCGTCGCCGGTCAGCTTCACGGTGGCGGCGACCCGGGCGGCGACGGCCAGCCGCCGGTTCCCGAGCCGGGAGAAGTGCCGGCCGAGCAGATAGCCGGCCGCGATCATCGAGGTGAAGGTGACCGACCCGGCGATCATGTGCCCGTACCCGTGCCAGCTCATCGTCTCCGGGACGCCCTCGGGCGTGCCCACGGGGAAGCCGTCCGCGGGATCCATCGTCAGCAGCCCGGCGGCGACCATGCCGATGCCGATCACCCGGACCAGCCGTGGGACCGCGACGCCGCCGGCCGTCCCCCGCATGACCCGGCGCAGCCCGGCCGCACCGGCGGTGGCCAGGATTCCGGCGATCACGAAGTTCGTGATCTGGAGCCAGCCGAGCGAGCCGGTGGCCAACTGGCTGAGCGGGTGCTTGGTCGGCTCGAAGCCCTCGCGGGTGAGTACCTGGGCGATGGACACGGCCACCCACAGCGGACCGGCGACGGCGGCGCAGGTGAGCAGGGTACGGGTGCCGACCGCGCCGTGCCGGTCGGTGGCGGGGGCCCGGCCGGGGCCGGCTGCGGTACGCGGGAGGCGGGTGGTGGTGGTCACGGCGGGCTCCTTCGAGGGGCGGGCGGGCCTCGGATCTTCTTCCGTGGGGCTCACCTCTGCGTCGATCCACCGATGCGACAGGGAATGCAGGAGTTCCTGTCGTATCGCCCGCCTGGCCGAGGCGCTCCGTCGGCGCGCTCGGCCGGGACTCACCAGGAGGACTACCAGGGGAAAAGGGGCTCAGCGGGAGCGGGCGGTGATGTCGCCGTGGGAGGTGGTGGCGCGGATGTCGAGAGCGGCCGTGCC is part of the Streptomyces qinzhouensis genome and harbors:
- a CDS encoding ATP-binding SpoIIE family protein phosphatase gives rise to the protein MNFTRWSARLPGTQRRAAARRTDRGLSLSPRPPRRGEGRADDRDQETPGARPHDEGAVPAARADGTPSPDPVPARTADPEPPALENFPVRELLGRLPGLVALLYGSEHRIAYVNDAYTAVFGPRPLGSPAAETCPELADLGLAPLIDQVLRGGKPRTVKSRKVTSGGSYTVTCIPVDHPTGPDGERDGDRTGPGGVVVFAADVTDHAEAAERLRASERRQRATAVTLQRSLLPQKLEQPDDLTVAATYQPGGEDAAVGGDWYDVITLGGGRTALVIGDVMGRGVRAAAVMGQLRTAVRAYARLDLPPHEVLQLLDGLASEIDASQIATCVYAVHDPNEERLVYASAGHLPILVRHEDGTVHRAANPTGPPLGTGGWFYTSGTIGLPPGSGAVLYTDGLVERRDQDIDEGVAALERALSGATGTPQVVCDRLIRAMGITAEHDDDVAVLFVRHPARTGPAAELFHNAALDLLGGVEAAPRARAFASGVLASWRFSPELHDLGVLATSELVANSLQHGTPPMKLRLRRTDRRLIIEVTDGDEHLPRRRRAETEDETGRGISIIAAIASNWGSRRTPGGGKAVWCEFALPAPAPTAP
- a CDS encoding DUF998 domain-containing protein: MTTTTRLPRTAAGPGRAPATDRHGAVGTRTLLTCAAVAGPLWVAVSIAQVLTREGFEPTKHPLSQLATGSLGWLQITNFVIAGILATAGAAGLRRVMRGTAGGVAVPRLVRVIGIGMVAAGLLTMDPADGFPVGTPEGVPETMSWHGYGHMIAGSVTFTSMIAAGYLLGRHFSRLGNRRLAVAARVAATVKLTGDAWAMGGGQAGPVTIATGTTVMFALLAYVALHYRRTA
- a CDS encoding TetR/AcrR family transcriptional regulator; this translates as MTIQDSHWQAAVSPTTEGHGVPGVHLGTTDGNGRPGAGGAGRSAPLRVDAQRNLEHVLRAAREVFGELGYGAPMEDVARRARVGVGTVYRRFPSKDVLVRRIAEEETSRLTEQAKTALGQEEEPWSALSRFLRTSVASGAGRLLPPQVLRVGADPAEEAAAGVSAEGRDQARVPHQRAVDAGAGIGAAGVGGELRVVEQRAGAPVPGAAGSSVPGADDAGAADLLEVVGQLVDRARAAGELRGDVTVADVLLVIATAAPALPDPAHQAAASARLLDILLEGLRPR
- a CDS encoding dihydrofolate reductase family protein, with the protein product MRIVLGEFVSLDGVMQGPGGPDEDTDGGFAHGGWTHPFFDPQVMGGALAEWAANTEALLFGRRTWEVMAAAWPGRAGDPFADHMNSVAKHVVSGTLGESDLTWNNTTLIPGDQALDQIRKLRETEGRDLVVMGSLSLARTLLAEGLVDELRLMIMPVLLGGGKTIYPNDGGLRTFELVSTVVSGTGVHVCTYRPVAAA
- a CDS encoding MFS transporter, with product MGAAMRRIQAGSALSAFGLGFTVPFLYIYVAYTRDLGTTAGGLVIGVFALAALIALPFVGRVIDRRGPKPVVVAASVVAAVGAVLFGLSTNIVTVMLSAALLGAGTAVTQPALATMIVWASDAHARTRAFAFQFFLQNIGLGLGGLIGGNIVDKSRASSFTLLFSIEAVMFLVLAAIILSVKLARPAPVAGAAGAKGGGFKVLLQDKAMVKLLVLGFILFFAVYGQFESGLSAYGTEAAGIEPSMFGTALAANTAVIGIAQFVILKYVDRYKRTRVIAAVGLIWAVAWAIAGYAGLGATSQAMATAAFISTYALFGLGEAMLAPTVAPLVVDLAPESMVGQYNSAFALVKQLALALGPAIGGPMGAALHAPYIVTFVLFSLAVTVLAVRLGRMLTPVQNQPAAVATPSRVVAQYKPGEKTEKADKIGTAA
- a CDS encoding sigma-70 family RNA polymerase sigma factor — encoded protein: MSGDGRGNAPGGGAEDAEGGALPPRQVPEQFQGQEPGSGQISGQVPGQGAGPEHASGHGPGQLSGQVPEQGGPGGLWPGAAWGGASARGDQSTGTGGGGPSVPAQGTSGVRADDAEDVGWADAVPGAGGPSGATRTGGSGAGGSAAGGESHAVPSQREGGASGSVLPPPREVLPSDADLIARMRAGDDGAYEELFRRHSEAVRRYARTCCRDSHTADDLTAEVFARTLQAVRSGAGPEYAVRAYLMTTVRRTAATWTNSAKREQLVEDFALFATEAAGSAEGSPDRTTELGADVRAMHEAERSLAMQAFRSLPERWQAVLWHTTVEEESPSEVAPLFGLTANATAVLASRAREGLKQAYLQAHVSSALTSGGDCARYADRLGAYARGGLRMRAERGLRKHLEECAKCRLAAGELKQVNAGIPALLPVAVIGWFAAGYSLKAAGVVAGGAVGAAGAGAAAAATGAGTAGGAGAGAAAGGAAASEGLGAPVKVGIGAALAVATAAGLVWAFAGDPEPAKPAAKPSAARSVTPVPQDPKPPAPKPRPAPVVPEPERPAPKPVAKPTPKPKQRPKPAPTPSEARPKPRPKPPVVAPSEPTPTPPRVRPKPTPKPPAAPRDYQLNRLKYSVFGDGTEPEIAVGESSWLWQRWGLRIGGQRYEHGVTVRSRSSVTINLNRPCTSYEAMAGVDDLTLGRGAMTFSVFADGVLLWRSPVLRGDDPAVPVQIPLTGREKLRLVVEPHSKWDGAALGSWAASKVVCQ
- a CDS encoding NAD(P)/FAD-dependent oxidoreductase; the encoded protein is MVTAANSRGETPGTPQKNRFTGPARGTRVLVAGGGYVGMYTALHLQKLLRHELARGDIEILVVSHDPYMTYQPFLPEAAAGSISPRHVVVPLRRVLDRCSILIGEITAVTHAKRTATVSTLATAEEGTGAVEIPYDHLVIAPGSISRTLPVPGLADYGIGFKTVEEAIGLRNHVIEQMDIASSTRDPAIRAAALTFVFVGGGYAGVEALGELEDMARYTARYYHNVKPEDLKWVLVEASDRILPEVGEEMGRYAIRELRRRNIDVRLETRLDSCENRLVVLSDGSRFPSRTIVWTAGVKPAPVLAATDLPLNDRGRLRCTAELRVEGTDRAWAAGDAAAVPDVTSAEPGALCAPNAQHAVRQSRVLAENVAASLHDRPLKEYAHKYVGSVASLGLHKGVAYVYGRKLKGYPAWFMHRVYHLSRMPTLNRKARILGEWLLAGLFKREIVSLGSLEHPRAEFELAAGTTPGHRPKNGPGTGGTTDPGPHGNHRDPGDPGGPGKKS